From Phycodurus eques isolate BA_2022a chromosome 13, UOR_Pequ_1.1, whole genome shotgun sequence, a single genomic window includes:
- the gjc2 gene encoding gap junction protein gamma 2, which produces MSWSFLTRLLEEIHNHSTFVGKVWLTVLIIFRIVLTAVGGESIYSDEQTKFTCNTKQPGCDNVCYDAFAPLSHVRFWVFQIIMISTPSIMYMGYAIHKIARSSEQEWRRNHRSPKKPPTHSRWRGSHHLEDVLEGEDDDAEPMIYEDALEGPESKPEVVSGTCKEQPKHDGRRRILQEGLMRIYVLQLLSRAIFEIAFLAGQYLLYGFQVSPSFVCNRLPCPHRVDCFISRPTEKTIFLLIMYVVSCLCLILNVCEMLHLGIGTFRDTLRLKRNRGRRSFGYPFSRNIPASPPRYNLVMKTDKPGRMPNSLITTHDQNMANVAQEQQCTSPDENIPSDLASLHRHLRVAQEQLDMAFQTYQTKNHQQTSRTSSPVSGTTTAEQNRVNTVQEKHGARPKSATEKAATIVKNGKTSVWI; this is translated from the coding sequence ATGAGTTGGAGCTTTCTCACCCGTCTCCTGGAAGAGATCCACAACCACTCCACCTTTGTGGGCAAAGTGTGGCTCACTGTGCTCATCATCTTCCGCATCGTGCTCACGGCCGTCGGAGGGGAGTCCATCTACTCGGACGAGCAGACCAAGTTCACCTGCAACACCAAGCAGCCGGGTTGTGACAACGTGTGCTACGATGCCTTTGCGCCGCTGTCGCACGTACGGTTCTGGGTCTTCCAGATCATCATGATCTCCACGCCCTCAATCATGTACATGGGCTACGCAATTCACAAGATCGCCCGCTCGTCGGAGCAGGAGTGGCGGAGGAACCACAGGAGCCCCAAAAAGCCACCGACTCACTCGAGATGGAGGGGAAGCCACCATCTGGAGGACGTCTTGGAGGGGGAGGATGACGACGCGGAGCCGATGATCTACGAAGATGCGCTGGAGGGTCCGGAGAGCAAACCAGAGGTGGTAAGCGGCACTTGCAAAGAGCAGCCAAAGCATGACGGTCGCAGAAGAATCCTGCAAGAGGGGCTGATGCGGATCTATGTTCTTCAGCTCTTGTCGCGAGCCATCTTTGAGATCGCTTTCCTTGCGGGACAGTACCTCCTGTATGGCTTTCAAGTTAGTCCTTCCTTTGTGTGCAACAGGCTCCCCTGTCCACACCGAGTGGACTGTTTCATCTCCAGGCCCACCGAGAAAACAATCTTCCTTCTCATCATGTATGTGGTAAGCTGCCTTTGCCTCATCTTGAACGTGTGCGAGATGCTTCACCTGGGAATCGGCACTTTTCGAGACACCCTGCGCCTCAAGAGGAACCGGGGTCGGCGGAGCTTCGGCTACCCGTTCTCCCGTAACATCCCGGCCTCCCCTCCCAGATACAACCTGGTGATGAAGACGGACAAGCCCGGCAGGATGCCGaacagcctcatcaccacccaCGACCAGAACATGGCCAACGTGGCCCAGGAGCAGCAGTGCACCAGCCCGGACGAGAACATCCCCTCCGACCTGGCCAGTCTCCACCGCCACTTGCGGGTGGCCCAGGAGCAGCTGGACATGGCCTTTCAGACGTACCAAACGAAAAACCACCAGCAGACCTCTAGAACCAGCAGTCCTGTGTCCGGGACTACCACGGCGGAACAAAACCGAGTCAACACGGTCCAGGAGAAGCACGGTGCCAGGCCCAAGTCGGCCACGGAGAAGGCTGCCACCATTGTAAAAAACGGAAAAACTTCAGTCTGGATCTAG